In Oscillatoria acuminata PCC 6304, a single window of DNA contains:
- the ebsA gene encoding type IV pilus biogenesis protein EbsA, with translation MGNNLDQLQPADNREIGVYIPYYQGNKRAVLPRAISLYRQGNLEGERKIEGGENIPFVASWHVSSLPADLTRCRIQFDGNADLSYEVTMANFEFIDHLIDVIISHKRHHSVDFSKGFYRKLLLLDD, from the coding sequence ATGGGTAATAACCTCGATCAACTTCAGCCTGCTGACAATCGGGAGATAGGGGTCTATATCCCTTACTACCAAGGCAATAAACGAGCGGTGTTACCGAGAGCGATTAGCCTTTATCGTCAAGGGAATTTGGAGGGTGAGCGCAAAATAGAGGGCGGTGAGAATATTCCATTTGTAGCAAGCTGGCACGTTTCCTCTCTTCCGGCTGATCTCACCCGGTGTCGCATCCAGTTTGATGGGAATGCAGACCTCAGCTATGAGGTGACGATGGCAAACTTTGAGTTTATCGACCACTTAATCGATGTGATTATCAGCCATAAGCGACATCACTCGGTAGATTTTTCTAAAGGCTTCTATCGGAAGTTGCTGCTACTGGATGACTAG
- a CDS encoding glycosyltransferase yields the protein MPANSWPENNSFEEFEPLHLILSAFEDSDQVEDFSYPGYLGRRLKAAVLLLGITILTLVLHFLSWGYWLVLGFTALLALHAIRIVQAKAFPTPQPLDSEDQEHWPQVSLLVAAKNEEAVISKLIDVLCNLDYPRDRYEVWAIDDNSSDRTPQVLQQLAQKYDNLNVFRRSADATGGKSGALNQVIPLTHGEFIGVFDADAQVSPDFLQRVLPTFHPPQVGAVQMRKAIANPGVNFWTKGQVAEMALDSYFQQQRIAIGGIGELRGNGQFIRRQALDRCGGFNEETITDDLDLTMRLHLDRWDVQFISVPVKEEGVTRPLALWHQRNRWGEGGYQRYLDYWRLIFSDRLPKTKSWDMLAFWIIQYFLPAAAIPDLILAIGFKHFPIYSPLTTLAMSLSLVGMFTGLRRIERQTAQIAKSRPPSPVQTLIQTVRGIIYLLHWVVVISSITLRISVRPKQLKWVKTVHQGSGELPA from the coding sequence ATGCCAGCCAATTCCTGGCCCGAAAACAATTCCTTCGAGGAATTCGAGCCTCTTCATTTGATTTTGTCTGCTTTTGAAGATTCTGATCAGGTCGAAGACTTTTCCTATCCGGGGTATCTGGGTCGCCGACTCAAAGCCGCAGTATTGTTATTGGGGATTACTATTCTCACCCTTGTCCTCCATTTCCTCTCCTGGGGATATTGGCTGGTGTTGGGCTTTACGGCACTCTTAGCACTCCATGCGATTCGGATTGTCCAGGCGAAAGCATTCCCCACCCCACAACCCCTGGACTCGGAAGACCAGGAACACTGGCCCCAAGTTTCCTTACTGGTAGCGGCTAAAAACGAAGAAGCCGTGATTAGTAAGCTGATTGATGTCCTGTGCAATCTGGATTATCCCCGCGATCGCTATGAAGTTTGGGCGATCGACGATAACAGCAGCGATCGCACCCCGCAGGTGTTACAGCAACTCGCCCAAAAATATGACAACCTCAATGTGTTTCGGCGTTCTGCCGATGCCACGGGGGGAAAATCTGGGGCGCTCAATCAAGTCATCCCCCTGACTCACGGAGAATTTATCGGGGTTTTTGATGCTGATGCTCAAGTTTCCCCGGACTTCCTGCAACGGGTCCTCCCCACCTTCCATCCGCCCCAAGTGGGGGCTGTGCAGATGCGTAAGGCGATCGCCAATCCTGGAGTCAATTTCTGGACCAAGGGACAAGTGGCAGAAATGGCCTTAGATAGCTATTTCCAACAGCAACGTATCGCGATCGGTGGCATTGGGGAACTGCGCGGGAATGGTCAATTTATCCGCCGTCAAGCCCTCGATCGCTGTGGTGGATTCAACGAAGAAACCATCACCGATGACCTGGATTTGACCATGCGGCTGCATCTGGACCGTTGGGATGTCCAATTTATCAGTGTCCCGGTGAAAGAAGAGGGGGTGACTCGTCCTTTGGCCCTCTGGCATCAACGCAATCGCTGGGGAGAAGGGGGATATCAGCGGTATTTAGACTATTGGCGGCTAATTTTCAGCGATCGCCTTCCCAAGACTAAATCCTGGGATATGTTGGCCTTTTGGATTATCCAATATTTCCTCCCGGCAGCCGCCATCCCCGATTTAATCCTGGCGATCGGCTTCAAACATTTCCCGATTTACAGCCCCTTAACCACCCTTGCCATGAGTCTTTCCCTCGTGGGAATGTTTACCGGGCTCCGGCGCATTGAACGACAAACCGCTCAAATCGCCAAATCTCGACCCCCATCACCCGTCCAAACCCTCATCCAAACTGTGCGGGGTATCATTTACCTCCTGCATTGGGTGGTTGTGATTTCTAGCATCACCCTACGGATTTCGGTCCGTCCGAAACAACTCAAATGGGTGAAAACCGTTCATCAAGGCAGCGGCGAATTACCCGCCTAG
- a CDS encoding AAA family ATPase, giving the protein MPTSAKSTSKYLAIGSTRPYSGKSSIILGMAQQFQAKGLDIAYSKPLGTCFSELGNDGIDEDHRFLAKTLNLPENRLGETLLFLDAPTLENRLQGIGQTDYSESLVNSLEKLGGDLTILEGAGTLDQGRLFNLSVPKVASLIEASVLLVARFHSMLDVGELLSVQDRLGDRLLGVVLTDIPEEVLYKT; this is encoded by the coding sequence GTGCCAACATCTGCCAAATCAACATCTAAATATCTCGCGATCGGATCAACTCGGCCTTATAGCGGTAAATCCTCGATTATCCTAGGCATGGCGCAGCAATTCCAAGCTAAGGGGCTGGATATTGCGTATTCTAAACCCCTGGGAACCTGTTTCAGTGAGTTGGGAAATGACGGGATAGACGAGGACCATCGATTTTTAGCTAAAACTTTGAATCTGCCGGAGAACCGACTGGGGGAGACTCTGCTGTTTTTAGATGCACCGACCCTGGAGAACCGTCTGCAAGGCATCGGACAAACGGACTACTCTGAGAGTCTGGTGAATTCGTTGGAAAAACTCGGGGGAGATTTAACGATTTTAGAGGGGGCTGGGACGTTAGATCAAGGCCGGTTATTTAATTTGTCGGTGCCTAAGGTTGCCAGTCTGATTGAGGCGTCGGTATTGTTGGTGGCGCGCTTCCACTCGATGCTAGATGTGGGGGAACTGCTATCGGTTCAGGACCGCTTGGGCGATCGCCTCCTCGGAGTGGTCCTCACGGATATCCCCGAAGAAGTGCTCTATAAAACTTAA
- the lepB gene encoding signal peptidase I, with protein MGAVFFALIIVVVPELLNVEETPPEELWRKLREANQKLINDRLKSSLDQDSHIPITSIDSPDDLERPQRKAPQQSSVKGWRRWWQNFQPSASLPKAIANKFPQIKTRRNLENLQTEEVTQLPPNKPIVEIFKEANGRLLILGEPGSGKTTELLKLAQALGEAAENNPKEPIPFIFELSAWRGEPILEWMVGEIVAQYGLNPKLCREWLIFDRIVPLLDGLDELGEERAKEAIRAIDALQTDYHNQQKALVICCRVKDYENITDDNNRRICLKGVERAVRLCELADDQIEGYLKERKAEHIWDELQSNSGLMKLARNPMLLNLMPIAYPDELPDNLPYNFQDCQSRLFDDFLHRKLYPPHSSTPQPLADYDPEKAKYYLAWLAASMGRKDINQREFLIENLQPIWLENSKQRNQYSLINRLSIALFYGLISGLISTLIGRVIFGLIGGIIFGLIIGLTIGLIVGLIGGFIKWLIFNELNSIDLIESFDISWKNLKKAIPVGFSYSVIGGLIFGLMFGLIGGLIEELIGGLTFGLIFGLMGGLISGLSWGLKTDIKIKKHPNQGIWKTGFNSLITIGLSIPLGFLTWIVPSWATRQDVNLSGALIWGVFFGILWGYCCGGGDAFTQHFILRWVLCHHGRIPRNYVQFLNEASACGILNKSGGRYRFYHDKFREHLASTIQLKVEPVSPRKKINFFGWSLQEIGIVFAAILLAVILTNTFGFNPDSVMAMKPLIQTSDRVFFDRLTYPRWRQPQRYQVISFATKNLEENFSKHFASRRILALPDERLEINSGQIILNGKPLDDNRIKLPSDFNQSLITLATDEYYVVADNPNYANFETFGAVVPRQKIRGQLILRVYPFDRIGLIR; from the coding sequence TTGGGAGCAGTTTTTTTTGCCCTCATTATTGTCGTTGTACCGGAATTATTAAATGTAGAAGAAACGCCCCCCGAAGAGTTATGGCGCAAACTCCGGGAAGCGAATCAGAAACTCATTAACGATCGCCTGAAAAGTTCTCTGGATCAAGACAGCCATATTCCTATCACCAGCATTGATTCTCCGGATGATTTGGAACGACCCCAAAGGAAAGCGCCTCAACAATCATCCGTCAAGGGTTGGAGAAGGTGGTGGCAAAATTTTCAGCCTTCCGCCAGTTTGCCAAAAGCGATCGCGAATAAATTCCCTCAAATCAAAACTCGGCGGAATTTGGAGAATTTACAGACTGAAGAAGTTACCCAATTACCACCCAATAAACCGATTGTAGAGATTTTTAAGGAAGCCAACGGGCGTTTATTAATATTAGGAGAACCGGGTAGCGGAAAAACTACGGAATTGCTCAAATTAGCCCAAGCATTAGGAGAAGCAGCGGAGAATAATCCTAAAGAACCCATCCCCTTTATTTTCGAGCTTTCTGCTTGGCGGGGAGAACCGATACTGGAGTGGATGGTGGGAGAAATTGTAGCGCAGTATGGACTAAATCCAAAGCTATGCCGGGAGTGGTTGATTTTTGACCGCATTGTGCCGTTGCTTGATGGTTTGGATGAATTGGGAGAGGAACGAGCAAAAGAAGCGATTCGGGCGATCGATGCATTACAAACGGATTATCACAATCAGCAAAAGGCATTGGTTATCTGTTGTCGGGTGAAAGACTATGAAAACATCACCGATGACAACAACCGCCGCATCTGTTTAAAGGGAGTCGAACGAGCAGTCAGGCTTTGTGAATTGGCTGATGACCAGATTGAAGGGTATTTAAAGGAGCGTAAAGCAGAACATATTTGGGATGAACTCCAATCCAATTCAGGGTTAATGAAGTTGGCGCGGAATCCCATGTTATTAAACCTTATGCCTATTGCTTATCCTGATGAATTACCAGACAATCTCCCTTACAACTTCCAAGATTGCCAAAGCCGACTGTTTGACGATTTTTTGCATCGAAAACTCTACCCACCTCACTCAAGCACGCCTCAACCCCTTGCAGATTACGACCCGGAAAAGGCTAAATATTATTTAGCTTGGTTGGCTGCAAGTATGGGCCGAAAAGACATTAATCAACGGGAATTTTTGATTGAAAATTTGCAACCAATCTGGCTAGAAAATTCCAAACAACGAAATCAATATTCACTAATTAATAGACTGAGTATCGCGCTGTTTTATGGGTTGATTAGCGGGCTGATTTCAACGCTAATTGGAAGGGTAATTTTCGGGCTGATTGGAGGAATCATTTTTGGGCTAATTATCGGTTTGACTATCGGTTTGATTGTGGGCCTGATAGGAGGATTTATTAAATGGCTGATATTTAATGAGTTAAATTCAATTGATTTAATAGAAAGTTTTGATATATCTTGGAAAAACTTAAAGAAAGCCATTCCTGTGGGATTCTCCTATTCAGTGATAGGAGGGCTTATTTTCGGGTTAATGTTCGGACTGATAGGAGGACTGATAGAAGAGCTGATAGGAGGGCTAACTTTCGGGTTAATTTTCGGGCTGATGGGAGGGCTGATTTCAGGGCTGAGTTGGGGTTTAAAAACAGATATTAAAATTAAAAAACATCCCAATCAAGGAATTTGGAAAACGGGATTCAATTCTTTAATCACAATTGGGCTGTCTATTCCTCTCGGGTTCTTAACTTGGATTGTCCCTAGCTGGGCTACAAGACAGGATGTAAACTTGAGTGGAGCCTTAATTTGGGGAGTATTTTTTGGGATTCTATGGGGATATTGTTGTGGAGGTGGGGATGCATTCACCCAACACTTTATTTTGCGGTGGGTGTTGTGTCATCACGGACGAATTCCCCGAAATTATGTTCAGTTTTTGAACGAGGCAAGTGCCTGTGGTATTTTAAATAAATCTGGGGGCCGCTATCGGTTTTATCATGATAAATTTCGAGAGCATTTAGCCTCTACCATACAATTGAAAGTTGAGCCAGTATCACCCCGTAAAAAAATAAACTTTTTTGGATGGTCTTTACAGGAGATAGGGATTGTATTTGCAGCGATTTTATTAGCGGTAATTCTGACTAACACTTTTGGATTTAACCCCGATTCAGTGATGGCGATGAAGCCGCTCATCCAAACCAGCGATCGCGTTTTCTTCGATCGCTTAACCTATCCTCGGTGGCGACAGCCCCAGCGTTACCAAGTGATTAGTTTTGCAACTAAAAACTTAGAAGAGAATTTCTCCAAGCACTTCGCCTCTCGCCGCATCCTTGCCCTGCCTGATGAAAGGTTAGAAATTAACTCCGGTCAAATCATTCTCAATGGCAAACCTTTGGATGATAACCGGATAAAACTTCCCTCGGATTTCAACCAGTCACTCATTACCCTTGCGACTGATGAATATTATGTGGTGGCAGACAATCCGAATTATGCCAATTTTGAAACCTTCGGGGCTGTAGTTCCTCGGCAGAAGATTAGAGGTCAATTAATCCTGCGTGTTTACCCCTTTGATCGCATTGGACTGATTCGCTAG
- a CDS encoding RNA-guided endonuclease InsQ/TnpB family protein: MFYKAFRTKLKLNDRQATLMAKHAGYARKVFNWGLHLWMSAYEEGLHPNINSIKKVFTNYVKPQYPWMSELSSRVYQYAFINLGDAFKRFFKGISSYPKFKKKGHHDSFTIDNCGKPFKLSGTRHNLPFVGWVSTFEALPPSLVKKVTITRQAGDWYISFFVEIPQEITPKCRERIGVDLGINTLATCSDGTKFSNPKAYKAATQKLARLQRHLSRKVKGSKNRAKCLLKVQRLHQRVANIRRDTIHKITTFLAKNHSQVVIEDLNVSGMLKNHCLAGSIADASFYEFRRQLAYKTERYGSKLIIADRFYPSSQLCSNCNHRQKMPLNQRTFECQNCGLVIDRDLNASITLEKSPGSDDYTCGRGAADSPGRSKK, translated from the coding sequence ATGTTTTACAAAGCCTTCCGTACCAAACTAAAACTCAATGACCGTCAAGCTACCTTGATGGCCAAACACGCGGGGTATGCTCGAAAAGTGTTCAATTGGGGATTACACTTATGGATGTCAGCCTATGAAGAGGGACTCCACCCTAACATTAACTCTATCAAAAAGGTTTTTACTAATTATGTAAAACCTCAATATCCTTGGATGTCAGAATTGTCTTCTAGAGTTTATCAATATGCCTTCATTAATCTAGGCGATGCCTTTAAGCGCTTCTTTAAGGGAATAAGCAGTTATCCTAAATTTAAGAAGAAAGGCCACCATGATAGTTTTACGATTGATAATTGCGGCAAACCATTTAAGCTGTCAGGAACTCGCCATAATCTGCCTTTTGTGGGCTGGGTTTCTACATTTGAGGCCCTACCACCCAGTTTAGTTAAGAAAGTCACCATAACGCGCCAAGCAGGTGACTGGTATATTAGCTTTTTCGTAGAAATTCCCCAAGAAATTACACCTAAATGTCGAGAAAGAATCGGAGTTGACTTAGGAATTAATACTTTAGCGACTTGCTCTGATGGAACAAAATTCTCTAATCCCAAGGCATATAAAGCAGCCACCCAAAAACTAGCTCGATTACAACGCCATTTAAGTCGCAAAGTTAAAGGCTCGAAAAATCGGGCCAAATGTCTCTTAAAAGTCCAAAGGCTACATCAAAGGGTAGCAAATATTCGCCGTGATACTATTCATAAAATCACTACTTTTTTGGCTAAAAACCACAGCCAAGTAGTCATTGAAGATTTGAATGTGTCTGGAATGTTGAAAAATCATTGTTTGGCCGGTTCTATCGCTGATGCCTCATTTTATGAGTTCCGTCGTCAACTAGCTTACAAGACGGAGCGCTATGGTTCAAAGTTGATTATTGCCGATAGATTTTATCCATCCAGTCAACTCTGTTCTAATTGCAACCATCGACAAAAAATGCCGCTAAACCAACGGACTTTTGAATGTCAGAACTGTGGTCTGGTGATAGATCGTGACTTGAACGCCAGTATAACGTTAGAAAAATCGCCGGGATCCGACGATTACACTTGTGGACGGGGTGCTGCCGACAGTCCCGGACGAAGCAAGAAATAA